From Eremothecium sinecaudum strain ATCC 58844 chromosome V, complete sequence, a single genomic window includes:
- the LDB18 gene encoding Ldb18p (Syntenic homolog of Ashbya gossypii ADR234C; Syntenic homolog of Saccharomyces cerevisiae YLL049W (LDB18)), giving the protein MSPATNRRCKITMYENFKKRVGEGVDSKTVQNTMANGVTEELRAAMDVAASVKSFEARLQGLELALGATQGQADLSGKLIGLTRQLEQLCERGFEFNTQLAVYLEKFTGDWQPSEETSIAFMSCYDDIERLVRGLQELRMWHRDDFDRVLRECADFTGGQAWEMNVSALPELYARCNWLIVRSMHVTLRFLRLSRMENEFSCETEAKLLSLKRKLQN; this is encoded by the coding sequence ATGTCACCTGCAACGAACAGGAGGTGCAAAATCACTATGTACGAAAACTTCAAAAAGCGCGTTGGCGAGGGAGTCGATTCTAAGACGGTACAAAACACAATGGCGAATGGTGTAACTGAGGAGCTCAGAGCAGCAATGGATGTTGCTGCAAGTGTTAAGAGCTTTGAAGCTCGCCTACAGGGATTAGAGCTGGCTTTGGGGGCGACCCAAGGACAAGCGGACCTCAGCGGCAAGCTGATAGGGCTGACGAGGCAGCTAGAGCAGCTGTGTGAGAGGGGGTTCGAGTTTAATACGCAGCTGGCCGTGTATTTGGAGAAGTTTACCGGGGATTGGCAGCCTTCTGAGGAGACTAGTATCGCTTTTATGTCGTGTTATGATGATATAGAGCGGTTGGTACGCGGACTACAGGAGTTGCGAATGTGGCACCGCGACGACTTTGACAGGGTCTTACGGGAGTGTGCCGACTTTACTGGCGGTCAGGCATGGGAAATGAATGTTTCAGCGCTTCCAGAATTATATGCTCGGTGCAACTGGCTCATTGTGCGATCTATGCACGTGACCCTAAGGTTTTTGCGATTGAGTCGCATGGAGAACGAGTTCAGCTGCGAAACGGAGGCCAAGCTACTATCGCTGAAGCGGAAGCTTCAGAACTGA
- a CDS encoding DNA-binding domain-containing protein (Syntenic homolog of Ashbya gossypii ADR236W; Syntenic homolog of Ashbya gossypii NOHBY431; No homolog in Saccharomyces cerevisiae; Syntenic homolog of Saccharomyces kluyveri SAKL0H26136g) — translation MTETSDRSTHMEPLSKAQSMEVEARDILTANSSIETGVSSQTTPTQAEYVKPPRATLEQRIKILNVYHRTKMTQAQVVNLFKDQISISGSTFSEWVKREQELRERYADLQARQVAKAREGKNKSSYKYKRMNDIMDRYLLALQAQNQPITENILRQHWQKYAKSLGIADPKRLKSFSNGWLSQFKKRHGLKLKRKNSKTSMEHTSGDSSGSGTLRGVSPSSAISFPAHEFDMLGHNPSFLEIDQQITTEGQNLPRRPASLHLNLLQSCKPPAGMVAQRSDQTPLAGYSSSKHSESSTYSFNPQKGPQRDIRSTICEASLTSSASLLNELEFERFLNKYAHEFLACNSEKYPRSFALFQHLTQLFQHERDMNTDERLKSLFINS, via the coding sequence ATGACAGAGACTAGCGACAGATCAACACACATGGAGCCTTTAAGCAAAGCTCAGTCAATGGAAGTTGAAGCTCGTGATATATTGACAGCTAATAGTTCGATAGAGACTGGTGTGTCTAGTCAGACGACACCAACACAAGCTGAGTACGTGAAACCGCCGAGGGCCACTTTGGAGCAACGGATTAAAATACTCAATGTTTATCATCGGACGAAGATGACGCAGGCCCAGGTTGTGAACCTATTTAAAGATCAGATTTCAATATCTGGGTCTACATTTAGTGAGTGGGTGAAGCGTGAGCAAGAACTACGGGAGCGGTATGCTGATTTGCAGGCGCGCCAGGTTGCTAAGGCCCGTGAAGGGAAGAATAAGAGCAGCTACAAGTATAAAAGGATGAATGATATAATGGATCGGTACTTGCTGGCGCTACAAGCGCAAAACCAGCCTATCACGGAGAATATTCTGAGACAACATTGGCAGAAATATGCCAAGTCTCTCGGTATAGCGGACCCTAAGCGGCTGAAATCATTTAGTAACGGCTGGCTGTCACAATTCAAGAAGCGGCATGGACTAAAGCTAAAGCGGAAAAACTCGAAGACCTCTATGGAACATACCTCTGGGGATTCGAGCGGAAGTGGTACATTGCGTGGTGTTTCGCCTTCTAGTGCCATCAGTTTTCCTGCACATGAGTTCGACATGCTTGGCCACAATCCCTCATTCCTAGAAATCGATCAACAGATCACAACAGAAGGGCAAAATTTGCCAAGGCGACCTGCGTCTCTGCATCTAAACTTGCTGCAGTCTTGTAAGCCACCAGCTGGAATGGTGGCACAACGCAGTGATCAAACGCCTCTTGCTGGCTACTCATCCTCCAAACATTCGGAGTCATCCACCTACTCATTCAATCCTCAGAAAGGGCCGCAACGGGATATAAGGAGTACGATTTGTGAAGCGTCTCTCACAAGCTCTGCGAGCCTACTAAATGAATTGGAATTTGAGAGATTTCTAAATAAATATGCTCACGAATTTCTTGCGTGTAACAGCGAGAAATATCCGAGATCCTTCGCATTGTTTCAGCATCTGACCCAACTCTTCCAACACGAGCGAGATATGAATACCGATGAAAGATTGAAAAGTCTCTTTATAAACAGCTAA
- a CDS encoding NMT1/THI5 family protein (Syntenic homolog of Ashbya gossypii AER451W; Non-syntenic homolog of Saccharomyces cerevisiae YDL244W (THI13)), protein MSTNKISFLLNWQPTPYHIPIFLALTKGYFKEQGLDIAVLEPTNPSDVTELIGSGKVDMGLKAMIHTLAAKARGFPVTSVASLLDEPFTGLLYLKGNGITEDFQSLKGKRIGYVGEFGKIQIDELTAHYGMKPEDYTAVRCGMNVAKYIIEGKIDAGVGIECMQQVELEEYCKAQGRPVSDAAMLRIDKLACLGCCCFCTILYICNDKFLAENPEKVRAFMKAIKKATDYVISQPAEAWEEYLDFKPQLRNELSYRQYERSFAYFSSSLYNVHRDWNKVTNYGKRLAILPSDYKANYTNEYLSWAEPQEVEDPLEAQRLMAIHQEKCRDNGGFKRLDVPLRT, encoded by the coding sequence ATGTCTACTAACAAGATCTCTTTTCTATTGAATTGGCAACCAACTCCCTATCACATTCCAATCTTTTTGGCGCTTACCAAGGGTTACTTTAAGGAACAAGGCCTAGACATAGCCGTTTTGGAACCTACTAACCCTTCTGACGTTACTGAGTTGATTGGGTCCGGTAAGGTCGATATGGGCTTAAAGGCCATGATCCATACCCTTGCTGCTAAAGCTAGAGGTTTCCCAGTCACTTCTGTTGCATCTTTGTTGGACGAGCCTTTTACCGGCTTATTGTATCTAAAAGGGAACGGTATCACTGAGGATTTCCAATCTTTAAAGGGTAAGAGAATTGGTTATGTGGGCGAGTTCGGTAAAATACAGATTGACGAGTTAACAGCTCATTACGGCATGAAGCCCGAAGACTACACGGCTGTGAGATGTGGTATGAACGTCGCTAAGTACATTATCGAGGGTAAAATCGACGCAGGTGTTGGTATTGAATGTATGCAGCAAGTGGAGTTAGAGGAGTACTGCAAGGCCCAAGGCAGACCTGTTTCAGATGCTGCCATGCTGAGAATTGACAAGCTAGCTTGTTTAGGATGTTGCTGTTTCTGTACTATTCTGTACATCTGCAACGACAAGTTTTTGGCAGAAAACCCCGAGAAAGTGCGGGCATTCATGAAGGCTATTAAAAAGGCGACTGATTATGTAATTTCACAACCCGCGGAGGCATGGGAGGAGTACTTGGACTTCAAACCTCAGCTCAGAAACGAACTATCCTACAGGCAATATGAGAGATCCTTTGCTTACTTCTCATCATCGTTGTACAATGTTCACCGTGACTGGAACAAGGTTACCAACTATGGTAAGAGACTCGCTATTTTGCCTTCGGACTACAAGGCTAATTACACTAATGAATACCTCTCATGGGCAGAGCCTCAAGAGGTAGAAGATCCGCTAGAAGCTCAAAGACTAATGGCTATTCACCAAGAGAAGTGTAGAGACAACGGTGGATTCAAGAGGTTGGATGTGCCATTGAGAACATGA
- a CDS encoding HEL272Wp (Syntenic homolog of Ashbya gossypii ADR238C; Syntenic homolog of Ashbya gossypii NOHBY432; No homolog in Saccharomyces cerevisiae; Non-syntenic homolog of Kluyveromyces lactis PHOX_KLULA) produces the protein MKEVLLKSVLIFAICLVGTIKGSPSGKFRRRRFDRYSPSLDEIQADAATAKTHTWTSSVEGRVFKRFYIIWLENADYDKAAEEESILSLRKHGISLTNYWGLTHPSQPNYIAAAGGDYFGANSDSFLRLPANVSTVVDLLATKNISWAEYQESMPYSGFQGYNFSNQETYANDYVRKHNPLVTYDSVTSRPELLGHMKNFTAFYRDLEQQTLPQFAYITPNMTNCGHDTTIQFAGSWTKEFLEPLLENEYFMKDTLVLLTFDENDTYATPNRVFSLLLGGAIPEKLRGTVDDTYYDHYSQLSTVEANWDLPSLGRNDVYANVFEFAAEKCLIDNSVVDTTNMYSNVSYVGYFSNREEKLPIPDIESINMNGKGVLKSIKDTWAEAYWQEAVHFYSGEVNT, from the coding sequence ATGAAAGAAGTATTATTGAAATCTGTGTTAATTTTTGCTATATGCTTGGTTGGTACAATTAAAGGTAGTCCTAGCGGTAAATTTAGGAGAAGGCGGTTTGATAGGTACAGTCCATCGTTAGATGAAATCCAGGCGGATGCTGCTACTGCTAAGACACATACCTGGACTTCATCGGTTGAAGGTCGTGTATTCAAGAGATTTTATATAATTTGGCTGGAAAATGCTGACTACGACAAGGCCGCTGAAGAAGAGAGTATTCTGTCGCTGAGAAAACACGGTATTAGTTTGACTAATTACTGGGGCCTAACTCACCCTTCGCAGCCCAACTATATTGCAGCAGCAGGTGGTGATTATTTTGGTGCCAACAGTGATTCATTTCTCAGGTTACCTGCCAATGTCTCGACGGTTGTCGATTTATTGGCTACGAAGAATATTTCGTGGGCAGAATATCAGGAATCCATGCCATACTCTGGCTTCCAAGGCTACAATTTCTCAAATCAGGAGACTTACGCAAACGACTACGTTCGTAAACATAACCCTTTGGTGACGTACGACTCTGTTACCAGCAGACCTGAGCTTTTGGGTCACATGAAGAACTTTACAGCGTTTTACCGCGATTTAGAGCAGCAAACTTTGCCTCAATTTGCTTATATTACTCCAAATATGACCAACTGTGGGCATGATACCACAATTCAGTTTGCTGGCAGCTGGACTAAGGAGTTCCTTGAGCCATTGTTAGAGAATGAGTACTTTATGAAAGATACTTTAGTGCTGTTGACTTTTGATGAAAACGATACCTACGCTACTCCAAACAGAGTGTTTTCTTTACTACTGGGAGGTGCAATTCCTGAGAAATTAAGGGGAACTGTAGATGACACATACTACGATCACTACAGTCAGCTTTCCACTGTCGAAGCAAATTGGGACTTGCCTTCGCTAGGTAGAAACGATGTGTACGCAAATGTTTTTGAATTTGCTGCTGAAAAGTGTTTGATTGATAACAGTGTAGTGGATACTACAAATATGTATAGCAACGTCAGCTATGTTGGATACTTCTCCAACAGAGAAGAAAAATTGCCTATTCCTGACATTGAGAGTATTAACATGAATGGAAAAGGTGTTTTAAAGTCCATAAAAGACACATGGGCCGAAGCGTATTGGCAAGAAGCAGTACACTTCTACTCTGGAGAGGTTAATACATAG
- the COF1 gene encoding cofilin (Syntenic homolog of Ashbya gossypii ADR235W; Syntenic homolog of Saccharomyces cerevisiae YLL050C (COF1); 1-intron in Ashbya gossypii), translated as MSRSGVAVADESLNAFNELKLGKKFKFILFGLNDDKTEIVVKEKSNDKDYDVFLEKLPEDDCLYAVYDFEYEISGAEGKRSKIVFFTWSPDTAPIRSKMVYASSKDALRRALNGVSSDIQGTDFSEVAFESVLEKVSRSSH; from the exons ATGTCTAGATCTGG TGTTGCTGTTGCAGACGAATCTTTAAACGCTTTCAATGAGTTAAAATTAGGTAAGAAGTTCAAATTCATCTTATTCGGTTTAAATGATGATAAAACTGAAATCGTAGTCAAGGAGAAATCCAACGACAAAGATTACGATGTTTTCTTGGAAAAGCTACCAGAAGATGACTGTTTGTATGCAGTCTACGATTTCGAGTACGAAATTAGTGGCGCTGAAGGTAAGAGATCCAAAATTGTTTTCTTTACATGGTCTCCTGACACTGCACCAATTAGGTCCAAGATGGTTTATGCTTCATCTAAGGATGCTTTGAGAAGAGCTTTGAACGGTGTTTCATCTGATATTCAAGGAACTGACTTCTCAGAAGTTGCTTTTGAGTCTGTTTTGGAGAAGGTTAGCAGGAGTTCTCACTGA
- a CDS encoding HEL273Cp (Syntenic homolog of Ashbya gossypii ADR239W; Non-syntenic homolog of Saccharomyces cerevisiae YFL041W (FET5)), with the protein MFRKGYIPLLNVETFSLGDGKYGLNSSRRRPIWTRLLFYILCVAIPLLIIMFGAREFRIQSEKSQPRSWRLDTQRNYTMNRGYWKKENKSQDRHYYFNITKLVEGGPDGVIRNLTVVNGQYPGPLIEANAGDTLWIHVNNLMKDEPVTIHCHGLFFNNEDNFNDGAAGINQCPIPAGDHYTYKIKIDEKQWGTYWYHSHFSTQYADGLFGPLVIHSREEDEVLEDYDEDMVVMVNDYYHNVASTYLENYMSPENENTEPTPNNALIQGIGTYNHDSPMYMAPHVEQRDEGERQEASPSMPVINLKPGRKSRLRLINAGFFAPFEFSVDQHTLNIIEADGTNTVPKEVESVALSVGQRYSFILDRKDTELDSFWIRARFNEFCFKEDDISFDTEVRAIVSYSENKKYRAVESKGWEYKGPDPKCRDSHQSLFKTLNGKVPLGKENNRRPDTLVKLNIAFLTKERQLTRGYFNDVTYYPLKTSCSLYDLAFMPNNNTLRLLDSEDKLETKNENQYLINLDERGAVVDLVLNNYDDGAHPFHMHGYKFWVLKEGEKGYFNEDSYALDASDMDFDNPIYRDTINVNGFGYAVIRFVANNPGVWPFHCHIGWHMEAGLLLQMNILQSEYSKWQHFPFAWNNHCQATIKSNH; encoded by the coding sequence ATGTTTAGAAAGGGCTATATACCGCTGTTGAACGTCGAGACTTTCTCGCTCGGAGATGGAAAATATGGGCTGAACTCAAGCAGACGGCGGCCAATTTGGACACGCCTGTTATTCTATATACTTTGCGTGGCCATCCCTTTGCTTATTATTATGTTCGGCGCCAGGGAATTTCGAATACAGTCTGAAAAATCTCAACCGCGCTCCTGGAGGCTAGATACTCAAAGGAACTATACTATGAACCGGGGCTATTGGAAGAAGGAGAATAAGAGCCAAGACAGGCATTactattttaatattaccAAATTGGTTGAGGGGGGTCCTGACGGCGTCATACGAAATTTAACTGTAGTGAACGGTCAGTATCCAGGACCGCTAATAGAAGCCAACGCAGGGGATACATTATGGATCCACGTTAATAATCTGATGAAAGATGAGCCAGTTACGATACACTGTCATGGGTTGTTTTTTAACAACGAAGATAATTTCAACGACGGTGCGGCTGGCATTAATCAGTGTCCGATACCAGCTGGAGACCATTATACCTACAAAATTAAGATTGATGAGAAGCAGTGGGGCACCTACTGGTATCATTCGCATTTTTCTACGCAATATGCGGATGGACTTTTTGGGCCATTGGTAATACACTCTCGGGAAGAGGATGAGGTCCTTGAGGATTACGACGAAGATATGGTTGTCATGGTTAATGACTACTATCACAATGTTGCATCGACATATTTGGAAAATTATATGTCGCCTGAAAATGAAAATACAGAGCCTACGCCGAATAATGCATTAATACAGGGAATTGGTACATATAACCATGACTCTCCAATGTATATGGCCCCGCATGTTGAGCAGAGAGATGAGGGTGAGCGTCAAGAAGCAAGCCCTAGCATGCCTGTGATAAATTTGAAGCCTGGCCGTAAGTCTCGGTTGCGATTGATAAATGCTGGGTTTTTCGCTCCATTTGAATTTTCGGTGGACCAACATACGCTTAATATCATCGAAGCCGACGGTACCAACACAGTGCCAAAAGAGGTGGAGTCAGTCGCACTTTCGGTAGGACAGCGGTATTCCTTTATACTTGACCGGAAAGATACTGAGTTAGATTCATTCTGGATCCGTGCGAGGTTTAACGAATTCTGCTTTAAAGAAGATGACATATCTTTTGATACTGAAGTCCGAGCCATAGTCAGCTACAGTGAGAATAAAAAATACAGGGCAGTAGAGAGCAAAGGTTGGGAATATAAGGGCCCTGATCCCAAGTGCAGAGACTCTCATCAAAGCCTATTCAAAACTCTTAACGGTAAGGTGCCTCTAGGGAAAGAAAATAATCGAAGGCCTGACACACTTGTCAAGTTAAACATAGCATTTTTAACAAAAGAGCGCCAATTGACAAGGGGTTATTTCAACGATGTTACATACTATCCACTTAAAACAAGCTGTTCACTATATGACCTTGCGTTTATGCCTAACAATAACACTCTCAGACTACTCGATAGTGAGGATAAATTGGAAACAAAAAATGAGAaccaatatttaattaaCCTTGACGAGCGTGGAGCAGTTGTGGATTTAGTATTGAATAACTATGATGATGGAGCTCATCCTTTTCATATGCATGGATACAAATTTTGGGTGCTAAAAGAGGGAGAAAAGGGCTACTTTAATGAAGACTCTTATGCTCTGGATGCCAGTGACATGGATTTTGATAATCCTATTTATCGTGATACAATAAATGTTAACGGATTCGGTTACGCCGTGATCCGATTTGTGGCAAATAACCCTGGCGTCTGGCCGTTTCATTGTCACATTGGCTGGCATATGGAAGCGGGTCTTCTCCTACAAATGAACATCCTACAAAGTGAATATTCCAAATGGCAGCATTTTCCCTTTGCGTGGAACAATCACTGCCAAGCAACTATAAAAAGCAACCATTGA
- the EFM1 gene encoding protein-lysine N-methyltransferase (Syntenic homolog of Ashbya gossypii ADR237C; Syntenic homolog of Saccharomyces cerevisiae YHL039W (EFM1)), protein MILSSQLEGFLEWAKSNGSYIDATIEFKSTPTAGISAFAKEQLHDTSRELISVPKKLLITKETAEDLLGKTICVTTNPNALTQLLIAKLKFSDEQSLKADERYNFYLPYINMLPSIKDLHTPFFWPCSELEALKGTDLYIKTTRMLLTLIKEWQDVRTAFGVTEETIYHRLYQAGDVIALLKHLNEQINKSGELKWDDFPAYLWAASIFTSRAFPRIVMPGGNDINEAFLYPVVDLLNHSNGKKVKWSYDATRETVSFAISEKVKAGDEIFNNYGDRSNEHLLLHYGFAISNNEFDVATMSLRLPKESLAKAKALGVKFDEASLIDDTVNFEIPASGELPANLVELFSSLHMLSSEKFMTVRSTLHGLDQLHSLLQQKAKVFKQAIPAALKTAHIVKSYKTYCSSQRRIFATACETTIRQQKSILKKCKPLSFKTVMNNDKLFSNSILLALGVPSYEEMIHKGLTQQVLLLWIVRMGNMKAYPTLEVPNGSFVHDMFQEVKSTIAVDQADVLEYLDFYKGLFPGLQSKCPEVYGVGDWSIKQFIIAGTVIDRLEWTKSSSKEPYLIERLPIFE, encoded by the coding sequence ATGATCTTGTCTTCACAGCTTGAAGGCTTTCTAGAATGGGCAAAAAGCAATGGCTCATATATTGATGCTACCATTGAATTTAAATCAACCCCTACTGCCGGTATATCAGCTTTTGCAAAAGAGCAGCTACATGACACTTCGAGAGAGCTTATATCGGTGCCAAAGAAGCTCTTAATCACTAAGGAGACGGCTGAGGACTTGCTAGGGAAAACTATTTGTGTGACTACCAATCCAAATGCATTGACACAACTACTCATTGCTAAGCTGAAATTTAGCGATGAGCAGTCATTAAAGGCAGACGAGAGATACAACTTCTATCTTCCATACATCAATATGCTTCCTTCGATCAAAGATCTACATACGCCATTTTTCTGGCCTTGTTCCGAACTAGAAGCATTGAAAGGAACTGATTTATATATAAAAACCACACGTATGTTGCTTACCTTGATCAAGGAATGGCAAGACGTTAGAACAGCTTTCGGTGTTACTGAAGAGACGATATACCACCGGCTGTACCAAGCAGGTGACGTTATAGCTTTACTTAAGCATTTAAATGAGCAAATTAACAAGTCAGGGGAACTAAAATGGGATGATTTTCCAGCGTATCTGTGGGCGGCATCGATCTTTACGTCCAGGGCATTCCCAAGAATTGTGATGCCAGGTGGGAATGATATCAATGAAGCCTTCCTATATCCTGTTGTGGATTTACTCAACCATTCCAATGGTAAGAAAGTAAAGTGGAGTTATGATGCAACTAGGGAAACAGTGTCGTTTGCGATCTCGGAAAAGGTAAAGGCTGGCGATGAGATATTCAACAATTATGGGGATAGATCTAATGAACACCTACTGCTGCATTATGGATTTGCTATTTCAAATAACGAATTTGATGTTGCAACAATGTCGCTGAGATTACCAAAAGAAAGCCTTGCCAAAGCCAAGGCACTAGGAGTTAAATTTGATGAGGCGTCACTTATTGATGATACGGTGAATTTCGAAATACCAGCGTCTGGAGAATTGCCCGCTAATCTTGTAGAGCTGTTTTCGAGTTTACACATGCTATCTTCGGAAAAGTTTATGACAGTTAGGAGTACACTGCACGGTTTGGACCAATTGCACTCTCTCTTGCAACAGAAGGCTAAAGTTTTCAAGCAGGCAATTCCAGCTGCTCTGAAAACAGCTCACATAGTGAAATCATATAAGACTTACTGTTCTTCTCAACGGAGAATCTTTGCTACAGCCTGTGAAACCACTATAAGACAGCAGAAGAGTATTTTAAAGAAATGCAAACCGCTTTCCTTCAAAACCGTGATGAATAACGATAAACTGTTTTCAAATAGCATTCTTCTCGCCCTTGGCGTTCCAAGCTACGAAGAAATGATTCATAAGGGCCTAACTCAACAAGTGCTACTTTTGTGGATTGTCAGAATGGGTAACATGAAAGCCTATCCAACTTTAGAAGTGCCCAATGGCTCTTTCGTACATGACATGTTTCAAGAGGTGAAATCCACAATTGCTGTCGACCAGGCAGATGTTTTAGAATATCTTGATTTCTACAAAGGTTTATTCCCTGGTTTGCAATCTAAATGTCCAGAAGTCTATGGCGTTGGCGACTGGTCGATCAAACAATTTATTATTGCAGGCACAGTTATTGACCGTTTAGAATGGACAAAATCCTCATCTAAGGAGCCCTATCTTATTGAAAGATTGCCGATCTTCGAatag